The following are encoded in a window of Haloarcula laminariae genomic DNA:
- a CDS encoding AbrB/MazE/SpoVT family DNA-binding domain-containing protein has translation METRKIQQVGGGTYTVSLPKEWATAADIEPGAVVALHSHIDGTLVVQTGVESESEPLTLSVDDADPAALERTLRAAYTAGVDSVELVSSDGVTESTHRRVDRVTRTLTGVTVTESGDDGMQVRSLLDVEEVSITQSVRQLQFAALSAHREATAALTTASADAPAGQADGTDRIAAMVDHYFQRGLDSLSVMDALGLTRPELFDRWVTARELARVADHADRIEAVADRLDEPVDAEVIDDVETLADRSRDLVQDAVGVVLDGNGETAGGADDAPEAVQGLLDERDRLCSDIDEFDRRLFETDAADYRLTHAVDAVRGTAEAAGQIAEVGLQSLLRERCSSAGMDVE, from the coding sequence ATGGAGACACGCAAGATACAGCAGGTCGGCGGCGGCACCTACACCGTCTCCCTGCCCAAGGAGTGGGCCACCGCAGCCGACATCGAACCGGGTGCGGTCGTCGCCCTGCACAGCCACATCGACGGCACGCTCGTCGTCCAGACGGGCGTCGAGAGCGAGAGCGAGCCGCTGACGCTGTCGGTCGACGACGCCGACCCGGCGGCGCTGGAACGGACGCTCCGGGCGGCCTACACCGCCGGCGTCGACAGCGTCGAACTCGTTTCTTCCGACGGCGTCACCGAGTCGACCCACCGCCGGGTCGACCGGGTCACCCGGACCCTGACCGGCGTCACCGTCACCGAGTCGGGCGACGACGGGATGCAGGTCCGCTCGCTGCTCGACGTCGAGGAGGTGTCGATAACGCAGTCGGTCCGACAGCTCCAGTTCGCGGCGCTGTCGGCCCACCGGGAGGCCACGGCCGCGCTGACGACCGCGTCGGCCGACGCCCCGGCCGGACAGGCCGACGGCACCGACCGCATCGCCGCCATGGTCGACCACTACTTCCAGCGCGGGCTGGACTCGCTGTCGGTGATGGACGCGCTGGGACTGACCCGGCCGGAGCTGTTCGACCGGTGGGTCACCGCCCGCGAACTCGCCCGCGTCGCCGACCACGCCGACCGGATAGAGGCCGTCGCCGACCGGCTGGACGAGCCCGTCGACGCCGAAGTAATTGACGATGTCGAGACCCTCGCCGACCGCAGCCGCGACCTGGTCCAGGACGCGGTGGGCGTGGTCCTCGACGGCAACGGGGAGACCGCGGGCGGGGCCGACGACGCGCCCGAGGCCGTCCAGGGGCTCCTCGACGAGCGCGACCGGCTGTGTTCCGACATCGACGAGTTCGACCGGCGGCTGTTCGAGACCGACGCCGCCGACTACCGGCTCACACACGCCGTCGACGCCGTCCGAGGGACGGCCGAGGCGGCCGGACAGATAGCCGAGGTCGGCCTGCAGTCGCTGCTTCGGGAGCGGTGTTCGTCGGCCGGGATGGACGTCGAGTAG
- the pstB gene encoding phosphate ABC transporter ATP-binding protein PstB: MTNENANAAASTETQPSETEDPTSEPLVEQSISVDNTSDRPTMNGETVIRSKDLDVFYGETQALQSVNLEIPENQVTAMIGPSGCGKSTFLRCINRMNDLIDVARIDGDLTFDGKNVYDDDVDPVALRRRIGMVFQHPNPFPKSIYDNVAYGLRIQDRDVDMDAVVEESLKKAALWDEVKDRLDESALDLSGGQQQRLCIARAIAVDPQVILMDEPASALDPIATSKIEDLIEELAAEYTVVIVTHNMQQAARISDTTAVFLTGGELVEFDDTDKIFENPESQRVEDYITGKFG, from the coding sequence ATGACAAACGAAAACGCGAACGCGGCCGCAAGCACAGAGACACAGCCGTCCGAGACCGAGGACCCGACGAGCGAACCGCTCGTCGAGCAGTCCATCTCGGTCGATAACACCAGTGACCGGCCGACAATGAACGGAGAGACCGTCATCAGGTCGAAAGACCTCGACGTGTTCTACGGCGAGACACAGGCCTTGCAGAGCGTCAACCTCGAGATTCCGGAGAACCAGGTCACTGCGATGATCGGGCCGTCGGGCTGTGGCAAGTCCACGTTCCTGCGGTGTATCAACCGCATGAACGACCTCATCGACGTGGCCCGAATCGACGGCGACCTCACCTTCGACGGTAAGAACGTCTACGACGACGACGTCGACCCCGTCGCGCTGCGCCGACGCATCGGGATGGTGTTCCAGCACCCCAACCCCTTCCCCAAGAGCATCTACGACAACGTCGCCTACGGGCTCCGGATACAGGACCGCGATGTCGACATGGACGCGGTGGTCGAGGAGTCCCTGAAGAAGGCGGCGCTGTGGGACGAAGTCAAGGACCGCCTCGACGAGTCCGCGCTGGACCTCTCGGGTGGGCAACAACAGCGTCTCTGCATCGCTCGTGCCATCGCCGTCGACCCGCAGGTCATCCTGATGGACGAGCCAGCCTCGGCGCTTGACCCGATCGCCACCTCGAAAATCGAGGACCTCATCGAGGAGTTGGCCGCGGAGTACACCGTCGTCATCGTCACCCACAACATGCAACAGGCCGCCCGGATATCGGATACGACCGCGGTGTTCCTCACCGGCGGTGAGCTGGTGGAGTTCGACGACACGGACAAGATATTCGAGAACCCCGAGAGCCAGCGCGTCGAGGACTACATCACCGGCAAGTTCGGATGA
- the pstA gene encoding phosphate ABC transporter permease PstA yields the protein MATPEQGVDWAGDTGQVSRLRGVAFEATCLAAVSFALVSVLVLLLYVSADALRPFSADPGWHLVFFLTLVVPSVSAALFYYRRDDPAGEVAYATTGLPVVGVLGAAVFAVVLDIGLVTAVEMFALLVSVLVAAGIIVAHARYRPRAAAERMAVLFGAPVVTILGVPPAEVTMALNMALSALGLPVEFGFRLLSLREAILLTPVVPLQWIMVMLSITVPVSAALGGYVARERANRKAGLAFVGGAVAASALAPLVGPVSGIGATGWVLLVTFCLLPVAVYVEGVVRRREGIAGLTFPLILVGGVVLGALLVDLFGFAPPDPWLDWSFLTSAHSRTPAEAGFYPPIVGSVMMLIVIALSTFPVGVGAAIYLEEYAPDSGLMGKFITLIEINIGNLAGVPSVVYGLLGLTLFVRVLTMPTGSVIVGGLAIGILILPIVIISAQEAIRAVPDSHREAAYGMGATRWQTTRSVVLPQAIPGILTGTILAVGRAIGETAPLLMIGAASSVRLAPSGFFDLLPAMPRQIFAWSTNLEPEIRHGVLAAGVVTLLVVLLIMNGTAILIRNKYQREA from the coding sequence ATGGCGACGCCCGAACAGGGGGTCGACTGGGCCGGCGACACGGGCCAGGTCAGTCGCCTCCGCGGCGTCGCCTTCGAGGCCACCTGTCTGGCGGCCGTCTCCTTCGCACTCGTTTCGGTGCTCGTGTTGCTGCTGTACGTCTCCGCGGACGCGCTGCGGCCGTTCTCGGCCGACCCCGGCTGGCATCTGGTTTTCTTCCTGACGCTGGTCGTCCCGTCGGTTTCGGCCGCGCTCTTCTACTACCGGCGCGACGACCCGGCGGGCGAGGTCGCGTACGCGACGACCGGACTGCCGGTCGTGGGCGTGCTGGGTGCCGCCGTCTTCGCCGTCGTGCTCGACATCGGACTGGTTACCGCAGTCGAGATGTTCGCGCTGCTGGTGTCGGTGCTCGTGGCCGCCGGCATCATCGTCGCCCACGCCCGGTACCGACCGCGGGCCGCGGCCGAGCGGATGGCCGTGCTGTTCGGCGCCCCGGTCGTGACGATACTCGGCGTGCCGCCGGCAGAGGTCACGATGGCGCTCAACATGGCACTGTCGGCGCTGGGACTCCCCGTCGAGTTCGGTTTTCGGCTCCTGAGTCTCCGCGAGGCTATCCTGCTGACGCCGGTCGTCCCCCTCCAGTGGATTATGGTCATGCTGTCGATCACCGTGCCCGTTAGCGCCGCCCTCGGCGGCTACGTCGCCAGAGAGCGGGCGAATCGGAAGGCGGGACTCGCGTTCGTCGGCGGTGCTGTCGCCGCCTCGGCGCTCGCCCCGCTCGTCGGGCCGGTGTCCGGTATCGGTGCGACGGGGTGGGTGCTGCTCGTCACGTTCTGTCTGCTCCCGGTCGCCGTCTACGTCGAGGGCGTGGTTCGTCGTCGCGAGGGCATCGCCGGGCTCACCTTCCCACTCATACTCGTCGGCGGGGTGGTGCTGGGGGCGCTGCTGGTCGACCTGTTCGGCTTCGCCCCGCCGGACCCCTGGCTCGACTGGAGCTTTCTCACCAGTGCGCACTCGCGGACGCCGGCCGAGGCCGGGTTCTACCCGCCTATCGTGGGCTCCGTGATGATGCTCATCGTCATCGCCCTCTCGACGTTCCCCGTCGGTGTCGGCGCTGCAATCTATCTCGAGGAGTACGCGCCCGACAGCGGTCTCATGGGGAAATTCATCACGCTCATCGAAATCAACATCGGCAACCTCGCCGGCGTCCCGTCGGTCGTCTACGGGCTGCTCGGACTGACGCTTTTCGTCCGGGTGCTGACGATGCCGACCGGTTCGGTGATAGTCGGCGGACTGGCCATCGGGATACTCATCCTCCCCATCGTCATCATCTCAGCACAGGAGGCCATCCGGGCCGTTCCGGACTCCCACAGGGAGGCCGCCTACGGGATGGGGGCGACCCGCTGGCAGACGACACGGTCGGTCGTGCTCCCGCAGGCGATACCCGGTATCCTGACCGGGACTATCCTCGCGGTCGGGCGCGCTATCGGTGAGACGGCCCCCCTGCTGATGATTGGTGCGGCCTCGTCGGTCCGACTCGCACCGAGTGGCTTCTTCGACCTGCTCCCGGCGATGCCCCGGCAGATATTCGCGTGGTCGACGAATCTCGAACCCGAAATCCGACACGGCGTGCTGGCCGCCGGCGTCGTTACGCTGCTCGTCGTCCTGTTGATAATGAACGGGACGGCGATTCTCATCCGGAACAAGTACCAGCGGGAGGCCTGA
- the pstC gene encoding phosphate ABC transporter permease subunit PstC: MSTDTTADAITSRPAGREARERLYRYLLFTCAATSIFITVGIVFLLAKDAIDFFTMVSPVEFFTGTTWLLPRNEFGVLPLLTGTLLVTIIAAAIALPIGVAAAVYLSEYASERARSILKPALEILAGIPTVVYGIFALVYVTPFLRIFGLPLNTFNVLSASLMVGIMIIPMVSSLSEDAMSAVPDSLREAAYGIGATKYEVSTGVVIPAAVSGIFSSFILALSRAIGETMIVAVAMGSRSRLFDFANPLQNLWQGNQPMTAAMIQINSADNVSGPGFKSMFAIGLTLFVITFLMNLASNRIAARYREEYN; encoded by the coding sequence ATGAGTACAGATACGACCGCCGACGCAATTACGTCCAGACCCGCGGGCCGAGAGGCGCGTGAGCGACTGTACCGATATCTGTTGTTCACGTGTGCGGCCACCTCCATTTTCATAACCGTGGGTATCGTCTTCCTGCTGGCGAAAGACGCCATCGACTTCTTCACGATGGTCAGTCCGGTCGAGTTCTTCACCGGGACGACGTGGCTGCTCCCGCGCAACGAGTTCGGTGTGTTGCCACTCCTGACCGGGACGCTGCTCGTGACGATAATCGCAGCGGCCATCGCGCTCCCGATCGGTGTCGCAGCAGCTGTCTACCTCAGCGAGTACGCCAGCGAGCGGGCACGCTCCATACTCAAACCCGCGCTGGAGATACTGGCCGGCATTCCGACGGTCGTCTACGGTATCTTCGCGCTGGTCTACGTGACGCCGTTCCTGCGAATCTTTGGCCTGCCGTTGAACACGTTCAACGTCCTCAGCGCGTCGTTGATGGTCGGTATCATGATTATCCCGATGGTCTCCAGCCTCAGCGAGGACGCGATGAGCGCCGTCCCGGACTCGCTGCGGGAGGCCGCGTACGGCATCGGAGCCACGAAGTACGAGGTCTCGACCGGGGTGGTCATCCCCGCCGCGGTCTCGGGCATCTTCTCGTCGTTCATCCTCGCGCTCTCGCGGGCCATCGGCGAGACGATGATCGTCGCCGTCGCGATGGGGAGCCGGTCGCGGCTCTTCGACTTCGCGAACCCGCTCCAGAACCTCTGGCAGGGGAACCAGCCGATGACGGCCGCGATGATACAGATTAACTCCGCGGACAACGTCAGCGGCCCCGGCTTCAAGAGCATGTTCGCCATCGGGCTGACGCTGTTTGTCATCACGTTCCTCATGAACCTCGCTAGCAACAGAATCGCCGCGCGGTACCGGGAGGAGTACAACTGA
- a CDS encoding PstS family phosphate ABC transporter substrate-binding protein, protein MTQDPQRLSDSISRRKFIAATGVAGAGAVAGCTENTSGEESSEGLSGDVIVKGSSTVFPISDTFAESFMEEHSEVNVTVDSTGSGGGFENFFCPGESDINGASRPIKDSEVEQCGSNNVEPVEFQVAGDALTMAVNNNADWVDCVTPEEMSQIWRDGGAQNWSDVRDEWPDEEIVLYGPAETSGTYDWFNSNIVGEDYQHTARHQPTEDDETIVAGIQDNEYAMGYFGYAYYKSNSDDVKALQVDGGSGCTEPSLANAKDGSYPMARPLFIYASESSLKEKDQVYAFVEYFLENAETDTVQEIGYVPSSTDLRDENLSKLEEYNTSGTSTDGE, encoded by the coding sequence ATGACGCAGGACCCACAGCGGCTCTCAGACAGCATTTCACGGCGGAAATTTATCGCGGCAACCGGCGTCGCTGGCGCCGGAGCAGTGGCCGGGTGTACCGAAAACACGAGCGGTGAGGAGTCGTCCGAAGGGCTCTCCGGCGACGTTATCGTCAAAGGGAGCAGTACCGTCTTCCCCATCTCGGACACCTTCGCCGAGAGCTTCATGGAGGAACACTCCGAGGTCAACGTCACGGTTGACTCCACCGGGAGCGGTGGCGGGTTCGAGAACTTCTTCTGTCCCGGCGAGTCCGACATCAACGGCGCTTCCCGTCCCATCAAGGACAGCGAAGTCGAGCAGTGTGGTTCGAACAACGTCGAGCCCGTCGAGTTCCAGGTCGCCGGCGACGCGCTGACCATGGCGGTCAACAACAACGCCGACTGGGTCGACTGCGTGACACCCGAGGAGATGTCCCAGATATGGCGAGACGGCGGCGCCCAGAACTGGTCCGACGTGCGTGACGAGTGGCCCGACGAGGAGATCGTGCTGTACGGTCCGGCCGAGACGTCGGGGACCTACGACTGGTTCAACTCGAACATCGTCGGCGAGGACTACCAGCACACGGCCCGACACCAGCCGACCGAGGACGACGAGACCATCGTCGCGGGGATTCAGGACAACGAGTACGCGATGGGTTACTTCGGCTACGCCTACTACAAGTCCAACTCCGACGACGTCAAAGCACTTCAGGTTGACGGCGGCAGTGGCTGCACCGAGCCGAGCCTGGCCAACGCCAAGGACGGCTCCTACCCGATGGCGCGGCCCCTGTTCATCTACGCCTCGGAGTCGTCGCTGAAGGAGAAAGACCAGGTGTACGCCTTCGTCGAGTACTTCCTCGAGAACGCCGAGACTGACACGGTCCAGGAGATCGGCTACGTCCCGTCCAGCACGGACCTGCGCGACGAGAACCTCTCGAAACTCGAAGAGTACAACACCAGCGGCACCAGCACCGACGGCGAGTAA
- a CDS encoding nucleotidyltransferase domain-containing protein: MSELTKQPATVCIDVGTETDVFRLSAADEILDLLVAAHETEFSIPELVDATGAARSTVWRAVDLLDGLGVVRVRETPQRNYVSIDPERLQKDDPILAIEQTEFHDPIRAFVEHVRDAFDASDDINDLVGVVVFGSVARGKADRRSDIDLFVVVDGDRTSARRHTTDVVSELSEERFDGDRFAFEPYVESVDSATRAGSKLREIFDEGITVVSSERLQAIRKAVYSDE; the protein is encoded by the coding sequence GTGTCCGAGCTAACGAAACAGCCGGCTACGGTCTGTATCGACGTTGGCACTGAGACCGACGTGTTCCGCCTCAGTGCGGCCGACGAGATACTCGATCTTCTGGTGGCTGCCCACGAGACGGAGTTTTCGATTCCCGAACTCGTCGACGCGACGGGTGCCGCCCGCTCGACGGTCTGGCGGGCTGTCGACCTGCTCGATGGCCTCGGCGTCGTTCGCGTCCGTGAGACGCCACAGCGCAACTACGTCTCTATCGATCCCGAGCGCCTGCAGAAGGACGACCCGATACTGGCTATCGAACAGACCGAGTTCCACGACCCGATTCGGGCGTTCGTCGAGCACGTACGGGATGCATTCGATGCGAGTGACGACATCAACGACCTCGTCGGTGTCGTCGTCTTCGGCAGCGTCGCCCGTGGCAAGGCCGACAGGCGGAGCGACATCGACCTGTTCGTCGTCGTCGACGGCGACCGAACGAGTGCCCGCCGACACACAACCGACGTGGTGAGTGAGCTCTCCGAGGAACGGTTCGACGGCGACCGATTCGCCTTCGAGCCGTACGTCGAGTCCGTCGACAGCGCCACCCGAGCGGGCTCGAAGCTCCGTGAGATATTCGATGAGGGTATCACGGTGGTCAGTAGCGAGCGGCTCCAGGCGATTCGCAAGGCGGTGTACAGCGATGAGTAG
- a CDS encoding FAD-dependent oxidoreductase has translation MPHETDVLVVGGGATGTGIARDLALRGVDTTLVERGGIGSGTSGRSHGLLHSGARYAEADRVGAEECLQENDILRDIAGACIRDTGGLFVQLEGDDPDYFEAKRAACEDIGIPTETLDGDEARELVPDLSEATVRAMTVPDAVIYPSRLCAANAADARDRGATIHTHAPVENIQRDDGTVTGVEVGGSVDDTVAADYVVNATGAWAGELAGMAGLDVEMQPNRGVMVSVEYDGLDPVLNRCRDPDDGDIVVPHGGEVVLGTTSIDVDDPDDYETDRTEVERTRSECGAMLPPVEDAPEIRTWWGVRPLYAPDEQARGGRGISRGFFLLDHAEDGVENMASIVGGKLTTYRQMAAAAADLACVRLGVDAESTTADERLPHVEDPERLDAVVAEFDGQGPTDEDIVGAG, from the coding sequence ATGCCACACGAAACAGACGTACTCGTCGTCGGTGGCGGCGCCACCGGGACCGGTATCGCCCGTGACCTCGCCCTGCGGGGGGTCGACACGACACTGGTCGAACGGGGCGGCATCGGCAGCGGGACGTCGGGGCGCTCCCACGGGCTGCTCCACAGCGGCGCTCGCTACGCCGAGGCTGACCGGGTGGGCGCCGAGGAGTGCCTCCAGGAGAACGATATCCTCCGGGACATCGCCGGGGCCTGCATCCGCGACACCGGCGGGCTGTTCGTCCAGCTCGAAGGCGACGACCCCGACTACTTCGAGGCGAAGCGGGCGGCCTGCGAGGACATCGGCATTCCGACCGAGACGCTCGACGGCGACGAGGCCCGCGAACTGGTCCCGGACCTCAGCGAGGCGACCGTCCGGGCGATGACCGTCCCCGACGCGGTCATCTATCCCTCGCGGCTCTGTGCGGCCAACGCGGCCGATGCCCGCGACCGGGGCGCGACGATACACACGCACGCGCCCGTCGAAAATATACAGCGCGACGACGGGACCGTCACTGGCGTCGAGGTCGGCGGGAGCGTCGACGACACCGTCGCGGCCGACTACGTCGTCAACGCGACCGGGGCGTGGGCGGGCGAACTGGCCGGGATGGCCGGTCTCGACGTCGAGATGCAACCCAACCGCGGCGTGATGGTATCCGTCGAGTACGACGGCCTCGACCCGGTGTTGAACCGCTGTCGGGACCCGGACGACGGCGATATCGTCGTCCCCCACGGCGGCGAGGTGGTGCTGGGGACGACGAGCATCGATGTCGACGACCCCGACGACTACGAGACTGACCGGACCGAGGTCGAGCGGACGCGAAGCGAGTGCGGGGCCATGCTGCCGCCGGTGGAAGACGCGCCCGAAATCCGGACCTGGTGGGGGGTTCGGCCGCTGTACGCGCCCGACGAGCAGGCCCGGGGCGGCCGCGGCATCTCGCGTGGCTTCTTCCTGCTGGACCACGCCGAGGACGGCGTCGAGAACATGGCGAGCATCGTCGGCGGGAAGCTGACCACCTACCGACAGATGGCGGCGGCGGCGGCCGACCTCGCCTGTGTGCGGCTGGGCGTCGACGCCGAGTCCACGACCGCCGACGAGCGGCTCCCCCACGTTGAGGACCCCGAGCGGTTGGACGCGGTCGTCGCCGAGTTCGACGGCCAGGGACCGACCGACGAGGACATCGTCGGCGCCGGGTGA
- a CDS encoding GNAT family N-acetyltransferase produces MVELWRLTRNRYGRACYDRLQAMGVTATVMTEYVAALSGEPGAADGGSPTVEACDPDRVTPLDAPTDDLVDGEAVLAAFDGATPLGYLFYSVDATHHIHPLERDLEFEGAYLRRVYVAPEHRQRGVASALVAAACERARQQDARRATALVARDNVPSRALFEAHGFEAVRDRRYVRVGPFAYRSQPA; encoded by the coding sequence ATGGTGGAACTCTGGCGGCTGACGCGGAACCGCTACGGACGGGCCTGCTACGACCGGCTCCAAGCGATGGGTGTGACCGCCACGGTCATGACCGAGTACGTCGCCGCACTCTCCGGCGAACCGGGGGCGGCCGACGGCGGGTCGCCGACCGTCGAAGCGTGCGACCCCGACCGGGTGACACCGCTCGACGCCCCGACCGACGACCTGGTCGACGGAGAGGCGGTACTCGCCGCGTTCGACGGGGCGACGCCGCTTGGCTACCTGTTCTACTCCGTCGACGCGACCCACCACATCCACCCGCTCGAACGTGACCTCGAATTCGAGGGGGCGTATCTCCGGCGGGTGTACGTCGCCCCGGAACACCGACAGCGGGGCGTCGCGTCGGCGCTCGTCGCCGCGGCCTGCGAGCGCGCCCGGCAGCAGGATGCCCGGCGGGCGACCGCGCTGGTCGCCAGGGACAACGTCCCCTCCAGGGCGCTGTTCGAGGCCCACGGCTTCGAGGCGGTCCGCGACCGGCGATACGTCCGTGTCGGTCCGTTTGCATACCGCTCGCAACCCGCATAG
- a CDS encoding CDP-alcohol phosphatidyltransferase family protein: protein MSGELREAIRGARERVEATDRVVVERGERTNVVAQLTGADYISLAALFVGWASALLFLRGEPNLALLAMFGAFGLDKADGWYARRAGVSSPFGRRVDSFIDIFAYLVPGALLYHVAMAPNDLASLVVGFLVLAFGGLRLIRHSSEGFGSDEGTSYYHGTTVVHTNFVVVANYFLLSLVGPWNGWLAGLLVCAVCPLMVSDYKAYKTTASHVLAGLGAASAAGLAVALEWGLL, encoded by the coding sequence ATGTCAGGGGAACTGCGAGAGGCGATCCGCGGCGCGAGAGAGCGAGTCGAAGCCACTGACCGGGTCGTCGTCGAGCGCGGCGAGCGGACGAACGTGGTGGCACAGCTTACCGGTGCGGACTACATCAGCCTCGCTGCGCTGTTCGTGGGGTGGGCCAGCGCGCTCCTGTTCCTGCGGGGGGAGCCCAACCTGGCGCTGCTGGCGATGTTCGGGGCGTTCGGGCTGGACAAGGCGGACGGCTGGTACGCCCGCCGGGCCGGCGTCTCCTCGCCGTTCGGCCGGCGCGTCGACTCCTTCATCGACATCTTCGCCTACCTCGTCCCCGGCGCGTTGCTCTACCACGTGGCGATGGCCCCCAACGACCTCGCGAGCCTCGTCGTCGGCTTCCTGGTGCTCGCCTTCGGCGGGCTCAGACTGATTCGCCACAGCAGCGAGGGCTTTGGCTCCGACGAGGGGACGAGCTACTACCACGGGACGACCGTGGTCCACACGAACTTCGTCGTCGTCGCCAACTACTTCCTGCTCTCGCTTGTCGGCCCGTGGAACGGCTGGCTGGCGGGACTGCTCGTCTGTGCCGTCTGCCCGCTGATGGTTTCGGACTACAAGGCCTACAAGACGACGGCCAGCCACGTCCTGGCCGGCCTCGGCGCGGCGTCGGCCGCCGGCCTCGCGGTGGCGCTGGAGTGGGGGCTCCTGTGA
- a CDS encoding PHP domain-containing protein — protein MSRTVTVDTHLHTVASYDSEMLPEQLLRRAEAVGLDGVVVTDHDTVEGAHVVADLAADSPVTAIVGCEVSTADGHLLAIGVEEAPASDEPLAATAERIRKRGGVAVVPHPFQRSRHGASADAIDGVDGIEVYNALTLVNLRNEQATRYARAADYPAFGGSDAHRPGGIGLAATEVELPTGSGCTADAVLDALRAGRTAAVGRRTSTWQYVTRLVATARYNASSPL, from the coding sequence GTGAGCCGGACCGTCACCGTCGACACGCACCTCCACACGGTCGCCTCCTACGACAGCGAGATGTTGCCCGAGCAGCTGCTGCGCCGGGCCGAAGCGGTGGGGCTCGACGGCGTCGTCGTCACCGACCACGACACGGTCGAGGGCGCCCACGTCGTCGCCGACCTCGCGGCCGACTCGCCGGTGACCGCCATCGTCGGCTGCGAGGTGTCGACCGCCGATGGCCACCTGCTCGCTATCGGGGTCGAGGAGGCGCCGGCCTCGGACGAACCGCTGGCGGCCACGGCCGAGCGAATCCGAAAACGGGGCGGCGTCGCGGTCGTCCCGCACCCGTTCCAGCGCTCCCGCCACGGGGCGAGCGCGGACGCCATCGACGGCGTCGACGGCATCGAGGTGTACAACGCGCTCACGCTGGTCAACCTCCGCAACGAGCAGGCGACGCGGTACGCCCGGGCGGCGGACTATCCGGCCTTCGGCGGGAGCGACGCCCACCGCCCCGGCGGCATCGGGCTGGCGGCGACGGAGGTCGAGCTTCCGACGGGGTCGGGCTGTACCGCCGACGCCGTTCTCGACGCGCTCCGGGCTGGCCGAACGGCCGCCGTCGGCCGGCGCACCTCCACGTGGCAGTACGTCACGCGACTGGTCGCCACCGCCCGGTACAACGCCTCCTCGCCGCTGTGA
- a CDS encoding TVP38/TMEM64 family protein — translation MTDGDRERTVVFDSAAARRGALLRAGALAVGVLLAAAAVHAVVPVADPAWVRTRVAALGRLAPLAFVALQAAQVILAPVPGQLLGGVGGYLFGTAHGTLYSMTGVLLGSAAVFVAARSYGRPYVERVVDADALDRWDDLVGRTGVAGLFVLFLFPTFPDDLLCFVAGLTDIRLRTFLAVVLVGRTPSFLAVAYAGGELSSGQLLPAGAALALLGVATAAVYALRDRLGLADSG, via the coding sequence ATGACCGACGGCGATAGGGAGCGGACGGTCGTCTTCGACTCCGCGGCCGCCCGCCGCGGCGCGCTCCTCCGGGCCGGCGCGCTCGCGGTCGGTGTCCTCCTCGCGGCCGCCGCCGTCCACGCCGTCGTGCCGGTGGCGGACCCGGCGTGGGTCCGGACCCGCGTCGCCGCGCTCGGCCGGCTCGCCCCGCTGGCGTTCGTCGCCCTCCAGGCGGCACAGGTCATTTTGGCCCCTGTCCCCGGACAGCTACTGGGCGGCGTCGGGGGCTACCTGTTTGGCACAGCCCACGGGACCCTCTACAGCATGACCGGCGTCCTGCTGGGCAGCGCCGCCGTCTTCGTCGCGGCCCGGTCGTACGGTCGCCCCTACGTCGAGCGGGTGGTCGACGCCGACGCGCTCGACCGCTGGGACGACCTGGTCGGGCGGACCGGGGTCGCGGGTCTGTTCGTCCTCTTTCTGTTCCCGACCTTCCCCGACGACCTGCTCTGTTTCGTCGCCGGCCTCACCGACATCCGCCTGCGGACCTTCCTCGCCGTCGTCCTCGTCGGCCGAACGCCGTCGTTTCTCGCCGTGGCCTACGCCGGCGGCGAGCTATCGAGCGGACAGCTCCTGCCCGCGGGGGCCGCCCTCGCGCTGCTCGGCGTCGCCACAGCGGCCGTCTACGCGCTCAGGGACCGACTCGGGCTCGCCGACAGCGGCTAG